The following coding sequences lie in one Fundulus heteroclitus isolate FHET01 chromosome 20, MU-UCD_Fhet_4.1, whole genome shotgun sequence genomic window:
- the tusc2a gene encoding tumor suppressor 2, mitochondrial calcium regulator a, giving the protein MGGSGSKAKGAWPFSGSGGDSGADGSEQSLARLKGPRNAAPFVFTRRSSLYYDEDGDLAHEFYEETVVTKNGRKRSKLKRIQKNLIPQGIVKLDHPCIHVDFPVVLCEG; this is encoded by the exons ATGGGAGGAAGCGGATCCAAAGCCAAAGGTGCCTGGCCTTTCTCAGGCAGCGGAGGGGATTCAGGGGCCGATGGAAGTGAGCAGTCTCTGGCCCGTCTGAAGGGCCCCAGGAACGCAGCGCCGTTCGTCTTCACAAGGAGGAG CTCCTTGTACTACGACGAGGACGGGGACCTGGCCCACGAGTTCTACGAGGAGACGGTGGTGACCAAAAATGGCAGGAAAAGATCCAAGTTGAAACGGATCCAGAAGAACCTGATTCCGCAG GGAATCGTGAAGCTCGATCACCCATGCATTCACGTGGATTTCCCCGTCGTCCTCTGTGAGGGGTGA
- the hyal2a gene encoding hyaluronidase-2 translates to MLHWTPCDWRVPLLIVLLWDGLPALEVKPTRWPLFPQKPLLLAWNVPTQECGPWHGVSLQLDQFQIVATPNEGFVRQNLTIFYKDRLGSYPYFEADETPVRGGLPQVASLSQHLSEMQKGVDKYIPNQEAAGLAVIDWEEWRPLWIRNWGAKDVYRQHSRELVRQKNPTWSGEQVGKVAQQEFEMSARRFMLDTLRHAKHLRPNKLWGFYLFPDCYNHDYLRTLDSYTGRCPDVEVARNEQLRWLWTESTALFPSVYMGTVLRSSASGRQFVRNRVKEGMRLASSGGGLARPVFVYTRPTYDNSLERLTEFDLVSTIGESVALGAAGIILWGDATHATNKNTCSDMNAYLQDTLSPYLLNVSTAAELCSRALCGSHGRCLRRRPDSDVYLHLNPLTHRLERHGGRLTVSGELGDADRMDFEADFQCQCYSGFQGEACDLEDPLHQRGDAAPTRTPAALQCVILLITLVLLG, encoded by the exons ATGTTGCATTGGACTCCTTGTGACTGGAGAGTGCCGCTCCTGATCGTTCTGCTGTGGGACGGACTCCCTGCGTTGGAAGTGAAGCCCACGCGATGGCCCCTGTTCCCCCAAAAGCCCCTGCTCCTCGCCTGGAACGTCCCGACTCAGGAATGCGGCCCCTGGCACGGCGTGTCTCTACAGCTGGACCAGTTCCAGATCGTGGCCACGCCCAACGAGGGCTTCGTCAGGCAGAACCTGACCATTTTCTACAAGGACCGCTTGGGCTCGTACCCTTACTTTGAGGCGGATGAAACGCCGGTGCGCGGGGGGCTGCCGCAGGTGGCCAGCCTCTCGCAGCACCTCAGCGAAATGCAGAAAGGCGTCGACAAGTACATCCCCAACCAGGAGGCGGCGGGCTTGGCCGTCATCGACTGGGAGGAGTGGCGGCCCCTCTGGATACGCAACTGGGGAGCCAAAGACGTCTACCGCCAGCACTCCAGGGAGCTGGTGCGCCAGAAGAACCCGACGTGGTCCGGCGAGCAGGTGGGCAAAGTGGCGCAGCAGGAGTTTGAGATGTCGGCCCGGAGGTTCATGCTGGACACGCTCAGGCACGCCAAGCACCTGAGGCCCAACAAGCTGTGGGGTTTCTACCTGTTCCCCGACTGCTACAACCACGACTACCTGCGCACCCTGGacagctacacgggccgctgCCCCGACGTGGAGGTGGCCCGCAACGAGCAGCTGCGGTGGCTGTGGACCGAGAGCACGGCCCTGTTCCCCTCCGTGTACATGGGCACGGTGCTGCGCTCCTCTGCCTCGGGGCGGCAGTTCGTGCGGAACCGCGTGAAGGAAGGGATGCGTCTGGCCTCGTCCGGCGGCGGGCTGGCACGTCCTGTCTTTGTGTACACGCGGCCCACCTACGACAACTCCCTGGAACGGCTGACGGAG TTTGACCTGGTGTCCACCATCGGGGAGAGCGTCGCTCTGGGAGCAGCGGGGATTATCCTGTGGGGAGATGCAACGCATGCAACCAACAAA AACACCTGCTCGGACATGAACGCGTACCTTCAGGACACGCTGAGTCCGTACCTGCTCAACGTCTCCACGGCAGCAGAGCTGTGCAGCCGGGCGCTGTGCGGCTCCCACGGCCGCTGTCTGCGCAGACGCCCCGACAGCGACGTTTACCTCCACCTCAACCCCCTCACGCACCGCCTCGAGAGGCACGGCGGCAGATTGACGGTCAGCGGCGAGCTGGGAGACGCCGATCGGATGGATTTCGAGGCGGACTTTCAGTGCCAGTGCTACAGCGGCTTTCAGGGCGAGGCCTGCGATCTCGAAGACCCTCTGCACCAAAGAGGAGACGCAGCGCCAACCAGAACACCAGCAGCGCTGCAGTGCGTGATCTTGTTGATAACCCTTGTGCTCTTGGGTTGA
- the hyal1 gene encoding hyaluronidase-1, translating to MRSFHPELLLLCGLLSLTSGLQGASPFTQVPFLTVWNAPTESCFSRYGVDLDLGMFSIVQNQNQSFFGENVTIFYADKLGLYPRYSAQGVAVNGGIPQNSNLEEHLRAAGEDIDYYIPNRDFQGLAVVDWESWRPVWERNWDSKQVYQEGSKALVKSRHPDWSPAQVEAAARVEFEQAGRKFMEETQKLGQRMRPNGLWGFYGFPNCYNYYNEKSVNYTGKCPDVEIKRNDELFWLWNVSSALYPDIYLSLEMRGVGREVQLYAHHRVLEAMRAADQVTPWQLPVFPYARIVYTYTLEPLSKEHLVYTVGESAALGAAGVVLWGDHAFDKSKATCETVKSYIDETLGPYVVNVTSAAVLCSQVLCSSQGRCQRMDPKSGAYLHLDPAGWKILSERKPAGGQNYRVLGQMDAQSVLRMKSEFQCRCYPGWGGQNCSKPV from the exons ATGAGGTCCTTTCAccctgagctgctgcttctctgcgGCCTGCTCAGTCTAACTTCAGGGCTGCAGGGTGCCTCGCCTTTCACCCAGGTGCCGTTCCTCACCGTGTGGAACGCCCCCACCGAGAGCTGCTTCTCCCGGTACGGCGTGGATCTGGACCTGGGGATGTTTAGCATcgtccagaaccagaatcaaagCTTCTTTGGTGAAAACGTCACGATTTTCTACGCCGACAAGCTTGGGCTGTACCCGCGGTACTCTGCCCAGGGTGTGGCCGTCAACGGTGGGATTCCACAGAACAGCAACCTGGAGGAACACCTCAGAGCCGCCGGCGAAGACATCGACTACTACATCCCCAACAGAGACTTCCAGGGCCTGGCGGTGGTAGACTGGGAGAGCTGGAGGCCTGTGTGGGAGAGAAACTGGGACAGTAAACAGGTGTACCAGGAGGGGTCAAAAGCACTGGTGAAGTCCCGGCATCCAGACTGGAGTCCTGCTCAGGTGGAGGCGGCGGCCCGGGTGGAGTTTGAGCAAGCCGGGAGGAAATTCATGGAGGAAACCCAGAAACTGGGACAGAGAATGAGGCCAAATGGTTTGTGGGGGTTTTATGGATTTCCCAACTGCTACAACTATTACAACGAGAAGAGCGTAAACTACACAGGAAAGTGTCCCGATGTGGAGATCAAGAGGAACGACGAGCTATTCTGGCTGTGGAACGTCTCCTCCGCTCTGTACCCCGACATCTACCTGAGCCTGGAGATGAGGGGCGTCGGCAGGGAGGTGCAGCTCTACGCTCATCACCGCGTCCTGGAGGCCATGAGAGCGGCGGACCAGGTGACCCCTTGGCAGCTGCCCGTCTTCCCCTACGCCCGCATCGTCTACACCTACACGCTGGAGCCCCTCTCCAAG GAGCACCTGGTCTACACGGTTGGGGAGAGCGCTGCGTTAGGAGCTGCAGGGGTGGTGCTTTGGGGAGACCATGCTTTTGATAAATCCAAG GCTACATGCGAGACAGTCAAATCCTACATTGACGAGACTTTAGGTCCCTACGTGGTCAACGTGACATCAGCTGCCGTCCTCTGCAGCCAGGTGCTGTGCTCCTCGCAGGGAAGGTGTCAGAGAATGGACCCGAAGTCGGGGGCCTACCTCCACCTCGACCCGGCGGGGTGGAAGATCCTGTCTGAGAGGAAACCAGCGGGAGGGCAAAACTACAGGGTTTTAGGGCAGATGGATGCACAAAGTGTGCTGCGGATGAAGTCGGAGTTTCAGTGCAGGTGCTATCCTGGGTGGGGAGGGCAGAACTGCTCCAAGCCAGTTTAG